The following proteins are co-located in the Dromiciops gliroides isolate mDroGli1 chromosome 2, mDroGli1.pri, whole genome shotgun sequence genome:
- the LOC122743958 gene encoding olfactory receptor 6-like, translating to MKEENITSVTEFILVGFPTAIWLQILLFILFLGNYLFVLMENLIIILTVWANGSLHKPMYYFLGSMSFLEIWYISVTVPKMLTGFLHHPNTISFLGCMTQLYFFISLVCTECVLLAAMAYDRYVAICHPLHYPVIMTIELCIQLTASSWVCGFSIAVAKVYFISRVTFCNNNVLNHFFCDVSPILKLACKNFSMAETVDFSLAIVILIFPFSATVLSYGFIISTVLRIPSAAGQRKAFSTCASHLTVVVIYYMAVIFMYVRPRAIASFNSNKLISAIYAVLTPMLNPIIYCLRNQEVKDAIRKSMVNGWGLFLRDSSF from the coding sequence ATGAAGGAAGAAAACATCACTAGTGTCACTGAATTTATCCTTGTGGGCTTTCCAACTGCTATCTGGCTGCAGATTCTACTCTTCATCCTCTTTCTTGGAAACTACTTATTTGTACTGATGGAGAATCTAATAATCATCCTTACTGTGTGGGCAAATGGTTCCCTCCACAAGCCAATGTACTACTTCCTGGGTAGCATGTCCTTTTTGGAAATATGGTACATTTCTGTCACTGTCCCCAAGATGCTGACTGGGTTTCTCCATCATCCTAATACCATCTCCTTCCTGGGCTGCATGACTCAACTATACTTCTTCATTTCACTTGTCTGCACAGAATGTGTGCTTCTGGCTGCCATGGCATATGACCGTTATGTGGCGATTTGCCATCCACTCCACTATCCAGTCATCATGACTATTGAGCTTTGTATTCAGCTGACTGCAAGCTCCTGGGTATGTGGCTTTTCCATTGCTGTGGCCAAGGTCTATTTTATCTCTCGTGTCACCTTCTGTAATAATAATGTATTAAACCACTTTTTTTGTGATGTTTCTCCCATCTTAAAACTGGCTTGCAAGAATTTTTCCATGGCTGAGACAGTGGACTTTAGTTTAGCCATTGTGATCCTTATATTCCCTTTCTCTGCCACTGTTCTGTCCTATGGCTTCATTATCTCCACTGTTCTACGCATCCCTTCAGCTGCCGGACAGCGAAAGGCCTTCTCCACTTGTGCCTCCCATCTCACTGTGGTAGTCATCTATTATATGGCAGTAATTTTCATGTATGTTCGACCTCGAGCCATTGCTTCCTTCAATTCCAACAAATTGATCTCAGCTATATATGCAGTCCTTACACCTATGTTAAATCCCATCATCTACTGCCTGAGGAACCAAGAGGTCAAGGATGCCATAAGAAAGAGCATGGTCAATGGCTGGGGCCTATTCTTGAGagattcctctttctaa